In a single window of the Methanofollis ethanolicus genome:
- a CDS encoding integrase, whose amino-acid sequence MADADVGKRFLEYAAKTRTKDDKTRRGYLNGLRSLQPIKIPTDLSDYKEMYGTNITDPQRKGLQKFFNFLRDKELRTEWNGYDLSLFWGNLKIAEKGEANMSSRLKDLTSAEVQAAREGLPEPVQVYYSLLAYSGARHSHLYKALEQSRSIERVGNAIRIDVKDLSGGTKNEAYFYFPAEMEKALSQYSHSHSGSHLQKLIAASGTEGRPVNVASLRKWNYNLMRTGDPVIDATAADHIQGRSPKSVGDRHYADLDKIAAEGYNAIVPKLLQDLPVPDWMTDYAPARAGKPKSKGGRENLIAGKNKKEMDEKELDRMLRSGMSHAEIIKQLPGANKTKIAAYVKEHPELKRK is encoded by the coding sequence ATGGCCGATGCCGATGTGGGCAAACGGTTCCTGGAATACGCCGCAAAGACCCGCACTAAGGACGACAAAACGCGCAGGGGATATCTCAATGGCCTGAGATCTCTGCAGCCCATCAAAATCCCCACGGACCTGTCAGATTACAAGGAGATGTACGGGACGAACATAACGGACCCTCAGAGAAAAGGTTTGCAGAAGTTCTTTAATTTCCTCCGGGACAAGGAACTGAGAACCGAATGGAACGGCTACGATCTTTCACTGTTCTGGGGGAATCTGAAGATTGCAGAAAAGGGAGAGGCCAACATGAGCAGCAGGTTGAAGGATCTCACCTCTGCTGAAGTGCAGGCAGCCCGGGAGGGTTTGCCGGAACCGGTGCAGGTCTACTACTCACTGCTCGCGTACTCCGGTGCCCGGCACAGCCACCTCTACAAAGCACTGGAGCAGAGCCGGTCCATTGAACGTGTGGGAAACGCCATTCGGATCGATGTCAAGGATCTTTCCGGAGGGACCAAAAATGAGGCTTACTTCTACTTCCCTGCGGAGATGGAGAAGGCGCTATCTCAGTACTCACACTCGCACAGCGGGAGCCACCTCCAGAAACTGATCGCTGCGAGCGGGACCGAAGGCCGGCCGGTGAATGTTGCCAGCCTGAGGAAGTGGAATTACAACCTGATGCGGACCGGGGACCCTGTCATCGATGCAACCGCCGCCGATCATATCCAGGGGAGAAGCCCCAAGAGCGTAGGAGATCGACACTATGCCGACCTCGATAAGATCGCCGCCGAGGGTTACAATGCGATTGTGCCGAAACTCCTGCAGGATCTACCTGTGCCTGACTGGATGACGGATTATGCTCCTGCAAGAGCGGGGAAACCGAAGTCGAAAGGCGGACGGGAGAACCTGATCGCTGGGAAGAACAAGAAGGAGATGGATGAGAAAGAACTGGATCGGATGCTTCGGTCTGGAATGTCCCATGCGGAGATCATCAAGCAGTTGCCAGGAGCGAACAAGACGAAGATAGCAGCATATGTCAAAGAACACCCCGAACTGAAGAGAAAATAA
- a CDS encoding type II toxin-antitoxin system mRNA interferase toxin, RelE/StbE family has protein sequence MAKIEIKRDVERYLEKNLSIEESIIDKIKKCLGEYLLVNINSCNKHELKGNCKGFWRLHVPHDHVVIYVIEGTGPNQYAAVLKIMTEKKYHNWLKSC, from the coding sequence ATGGCAAAGATTGAGATAAAACGAGACGTGGAGAGGTATCTTGAAAAGAACCTCTCCATTGAGGAGAGTATTATTGATAAAATCAAAAAATGTCTTGGCGAATATCTGTTAGTGAATATAAATTCCTGCAATAAACACGAGTTAAAAGGAAATTGTAAGGGATTCTGGCGTTTGCATGTTCCTCATGACCATGTTGTGATTTATGTTATTGAAGGGACTGGGCCGAATCAGTACGCAGCAGTTCTAAAGATTATGACTGAAAAAAAGTATCACAATTGGCTTAAATCGTGTTAA
- a CDS encoding PKD domain-containing protein, with the protein MAEEHPFTWNFGDGSPISHDKNPAHIFEKPGTYTVTLTVSGPGGSNSSTSNISVRERAAPPGAETVAEKIRRYFPWRGDGIGLNCFSCCTKEGHPERVGYIGNFLMLYPCCNGSEDRIYPPDHIIYGYPVGFCYPLLAFFGGATLETAEYPEVWTGTLNICGERFNLDDPKEFFVNKNGVGIVPPQQYGWRDEETGRYWSLARIATKPDRPVEHLPDVVIYPNRQAGQISVRHESFSDSFTDPGLFAVTTNGGPEGSIINAETCSNYGITPEELADPETMLSRCFCCGLGFPLAWLNASDEFTSSSWEFKGVFPNAKPTMFYGIRGVKIF; encoded by the coding sequence ATGGCTGAGGAGCACCCATTTACGTGGAATTTCGGCGATGGAAGCCCAATTAGTCATGACAAGAACCCCGCCCACATATTCGAGAAGCCGGGAACCTATACAGTCACTCTGACTGTTTCAGGCCCCGGTGGATCAAACTCTAGTACCTCCAACATCTCCGTACGTGAACGTGCGGCACCTCCGGGAGCCGAAACAGTAGCAGAGAAGATCCGGCGATATTTCCCCTGGCGAGGGGATGGGATAGGCCTAAATTGTTTTTCCTGTTGTACCAAAGAGGGCCATCCTGAACGAGTCGGCTATATCGGGAATTTCCTAATGCTGTATCCATGCTGTAATGGCTCCGAGGATCGTATATACCCGCCCGATCACATCATCTACGGGTATCCGGTCGGGTTTTGTTATCCTCTCCTCGCCTTTTTCGGAGGGGCCACCCTCGAAACCGCAGAATACCCGGAGGTATGGACCGGGACGCTCAATATCTGTGGAGAACGGTTCAATTTGGACGATCCGAAAGAATTTTTCGTCAACAAAAACGGAGTCGGGATCGTCCCTCCACAGCAGTATGGGTGGAGAGACGAGGAAACCGGCAGATATTGGTCTCTCGCCCGGATCGCTACCAAACCGGATCGGCCAGTTGAACACCTCCCGGATGTGGTGATCTATCCTAACCGGCAGGCCGGACAGATCTCCGTACGGCACGAATCGTTCTCAGACTCGTTCACAGACCCGGGGCTATTCGCCGTCACGACAAACGGCGGCCCCGAGGGGAGCATTATTAACGCTGAAACGTGCTCCAATTATGGCATTACTCCCGAAGAACTCGCAGATCCTGAAACGATGCTTTCTCGGTGTTTTTGCTGTGGGCTGGGCTTCCCGCTTGCCTGGCTGAACGCGTCTGATGAATTCACATCGTCATCGTGGGAATTCAAGGGCGTTTTTCCGAATGCAAAACCGACGATGTTCTATGGCATCAGAGGAGTAAAGATATTCTAG
- a CDS encoding PKD domain-containing protein, with product MTNYAYTWDFGDGSAVSHDENPTHIFETPGTYTVTLTAAGPGGSTEKTTTITATWPAPVAGFTPDKTSGNYPLTVTFADASTGNITSRSWAFGDGETSTETSPAHTYAAAGNYTAKLTVTGPGGSNSKEVAITVGHPAPVAGFTADKTSGIAPLTVTFTNNSTGDLWPSA from the coding sequence ATGACGAATTACGCGTATACGTGGGACTTCGGCGATGGTTCGGCCGTAAGTCATGATGAGAATCCGACTCACATTTTTGAGACCCCCGGCACCTATACGGTCACCCTGACCGCCGCCGGTCCCGGAGGAAGCACCGAAAAGACGACCACGATCACCGCCACATGGCCCGCGCCGGTCGCCGGGTTCACGCCCGACAAGACAAGCGGAAACTACCCGCTGACCGTCACGTTCGCCGACGCCTCGACCGGAAACATCACGTCCCGGTCATGGGCATTTGGCGACGGCGAGACCTCGACCGAGACCAGTCCCGCGCACACCTACGCCGCCGCAGGGAACTATACCGCGAAACTGACCGTTACCGGCCCCGGCGGAAGCAACAGCAAAGAGGTAGCGATCACCGTTGGCCACCCCGCGCCGGTCGCTGGATTCACCGCAGACAAGACAAGCGGCATAGCCCCGCTCACGGTCACGTTCACCAACAACAGTACCGGCGACCTCTGGCCTTCTGCCTAA